AAGAAGTTTGCCAAAGTGTCCTTAGCGGCCAAGCCCACAATAAGCCCCGCAATGCCGGCAGAGGCCAGGAGAGGGGTCAGGTTTATCTGCCACACCGCCAGCACCATGAGCCCCCCGATGATGCCGACAGCGGCCAATCCTATGTTTTCAGAAAGTCTGAGGAATTCTGACGCACCAGGGTAGTACCCGCCTAGCCTGGAACTGGCAAGCTTCAGTGTTTGCCCAAGAACGACTATCCATATAATCGCCAGGCAGGTCTTAGTCGCGCCTGACACCAGGAAATCGATACGCTCCGGCGGCATAATCCAGTTGACTTCGGCCAGAATCCCCACCAGCGCTACGCTGACCCACAAAGGTCCGCGAATGATCTCGAAGAGTTGAGTACTTATTCCCAGTCCGGACCAGCGGGACAACGCCAGCGCGATTCTTCGCCCCATCAGTCGTGCCATGCTCGCGGCGACGATGGTGGCCAGCGCAATAATGATGGCTCCGACCAGTGGAGCGACCTCCATCTCGGCGAGCCATTGATTGATCAATTCCATGGTAACCTCCAACTGTCCAACCTCCTGCTCGTTCTTACTTTCAATTTAATCACCCCTGGATTTGATGGACAGGCAGGTCGCTTTCGCGGCAATCCCGCGGGCATTGCCGCCGGCCGCTACCATGATGTGGTGGCGGTCCAGCCGGCCGCGGGGTGCCCGCCATGTTCTCTCGTACGAGAGGGTATAGCGGTTCTCGAAAGTAATCACGGATTGAATTGTGGGTGCCACTGCTGGCTTGTCCCGTCCCGCGTTTCGCGGGATTCTTGGAGGATGCACTGCTGGACAAGCCAGCAGTGGCACCCAATCGTCAAGGTGCGTCATGGCCTGAAATCGCGCAATTTCGCGTGCATATCGCGCCACAGGCCCTTGACCCAAGGAGGAAGGTCTTTCTCCGCCGCAGGGGGGTAATTACGCAAATCCCGTGGCGCAATGATGACTGAAACCTTGTCCATGCCGATACGGGCCGTGAGCACGAACAGCTCTTCGATGGCCTCGTCCCCCATGGCCAGGCAACCGATCGACAACGCCTTTCCATGAATGAAGATGTCTCCGCCGAGGTGCTGTCGTCCGTCCAGCTTCGCCTGCTCCTGATCGAAGGCGTTGGGGTAGTTCAGCTTCATGGACAGATGATAGTTGCTGTTCGGGTTGAGGGCCACGATTCTGTAGAAGCCTTCCGGAACCTGGCGGTCTCCTTCCCGGAGCTTCGGTCCCGGCCTCCCACTGGCTTCCTTCACGTCGAACGTCTTCACGAAAGTCCAGGCGTCTCTTTGTCGTGCCCAGAGTTCCAGGAGCATCTCTTCTTTCAGAGCAACAAGGGTGATCCCCGCGGGCGGGTACGCAACACCGCACTTCTGAAAGCATGGTCGCAAACGCTGCTCAGCCTTAGGGCCATGGAGTGAGACTACCTCATCAACCGTTCGCTTACCCTTCAACGTCAGATAATATGGGAACCAGATCGCCCGGCCGTAGAAGTAGAGAAGTAGGCCCAAAACCATGAGCACGATCGACAAGGTCAAAATGATTCGCTTTCGCATCTTCATGCTACGCTACGGTGCGCGGCCACCGGTTCATCCGGCGTCGGGGATAAACCATGGTTTAGGCATCTATCGTCTTTGGCCGTGTTTGGCCGGTGAGACAGGCATCTGAGTTCATATGAGCCTGAATTATGCCGCAGTCTTGCCATTTTTACCCTTTTGGCACTCTTCAGGGGTAGAAGGTTGCCTCTCTGACCGCGAAAAGGACTCCGCGGGGAGTACAACACTACCGGACGCAGGCAAAACCGTCGTCATGTTGGCGAAAGAGCCCCTTTTTTCCTGATTCTGAGCGTACCTCACCGTCAACCTTACCGTCAACCCCTTTTTCCCGCTCCCGTGGGACGCAGGATGCCCTCAATGCTTACTGGCATGAAAGCGCATTGGCATCATATGGCTTTAAAAGCAGATTCACGATTGGAAGGGCTCGCGGTCATCACCATCTGGTGGTCCGGTACACAGGCTTCTTGGGCATTATCCATAGGAGCAGTATTCCGACAACAAAGCCTCCCATGTGGGCCCAGTAGGCCACGCCACCAACATCGCCCCGTGCTCCTATCTGCGCGGTACCGCTGATGAATTGAAACGCGAACCAAATGATAAGGAATATAAACGCAGGCAATTCAACGAATCGAATAATAATGAAAATGATCAATAAAGTGTGTATCCGCGCATGTGGAAAACTTACCAGATAAGCCCCCAAGACACCCGAGATTGCGCCACTGGCCCCTATGGTCGGGATCTGAGATCCCGTGTTGAAGAAAACATGGATAAGTGACGATCCCAGCCCGCAAAGTATATAAAAAATCAAATACGTGATGTGGCCCAGCCGATCCTCGACGTTGTCCCCGAATATCCACAGAAACCACATATTGCCAATGACGTGTAACCATCCGGCATGCATGAAAATGGAAGAGAAAAGAGGCACTATCGCGTTGTCGGTAAGGCCCCCGGAGTATCTGTAAAAGTTTAAAAACCGAACCGGGATGAGCCCATATTCAACAATGAATTGATCCGCACGAGCCCCGAGGGAAACTTCGTAAAGCCACACGATGCTGTTAATTACGATCAGGACAATCGTTACAATGGGAACCGTGGCTGAAGGATTGCTGTCCCGAAGCGGTATCATAGTTGCTCCCCTTCATCGCGGCTGATATCAATGCTTCTTCAATCTCGCGGGAGCGAGCGCCAGCATGGGACCAATTATTTCATCAAAAGCTTTGGCCGCGGGAGAAGTAGGATATTCCAACACAAAAGGCTTACCATCGTCCGATGCGGTTACCAGCCTGGGATCGATCGGAATTCTTCCCAGGAAACGGAATCCGGTCTCGCGAGCCAACCTTTCACCGCCTCCGGACTTGAATAGGTCGTGCATGGTTCCGCATTCAGGGCAAACGAATCCGCTCATGTTCTCGATGATACCGAAAACCGGCATACCGAGGCTCTTGCAGAATCGGATGGATTTCTTAACGTCTTTGAGCGCCACCAATTGAGGTGTGGTAACTATGACGGCTTGAGATCGGGGGGGCGCCATCTGGCAGATGGAAAGAGGCTCGTCACCGGTCCCGGGTGGGGCGTCAACTATCAAGAAGTCCAGGTCACCCCAATCGACCTCTGCAAGAAACTGCCATATCATGCGGTGTTTCATCGGTCCGCGCCAAATTACCGCTTCTTCCGGGTGGTCCTTCATGACAAACTCAATGGACATGACTTTGAGATTGTCATTGTATCGGACCGGCACCAAGCCCTTTTCAGACATACCTGAAGCCACCACCCCTTCGAGCTTCAGCAGAGTTGGAACACTCGGACCGTGTATGTCGATGTCCAGGAGGCCGACCTGGCGATCTGCCGCGGCCAATGACGCTGCCAAATTCACCGCCAGGGTACTCTTGCCCACGCCGCCCTTTCCGGAAAGAACCATGAAAGTGTTCTCGATTCTCGTCAGCGTGTCGGCAAGCAACAGATCTTCGCGCAATTCCTGTATCTCTTCTCTCGAGAGTGACTTCTTTTTCTCATCCATTATCAACATCCTGCCTGATAAACGGTTTTTGAGCCGGACGAACGAAGTGGAGTTCAAGCAATGCCCACGCTCTCCAGGAGTTTTTTAGACTTCACCCGATGAACGTCAAGGCCCACTTCCTTGGAAGTAAGACCCAGAGCGAGACCCACAAGCTGGGTCAGGTAAAAGGTCGGAATTTTTTCCTTCTCTTTGTTCTTGCGTGCCAGGACTATCTGGCCCATGTCAAACTGCTCGAAACACGAAGGACAAATCACCGATATAGCCTGAATGTTGCGTTCGTGGATATAAGCCAGCTTTTGCTTGGTGATGGCATAGCCCGCGTCCTGGTCTGCGTTGGCACCAAGCGGCGAGCCACAACAAAGGAACTTTCTGGAAAATTCAGTCGGCTCCACCCCGATGATGGAGAGAAGGTGATCCATTTTTACCGGCACGTAGGATTCCGCGGCCGACAGCTCTTCCGGATACATGACCTTTGGTGGTCGAAAGTAATGGCACCCGTAGTGGCACCCGACTCGCAAGGGAACTTCCCGCACCTGTTCCTTGATCATCTTGTCGACCACCGTATCCTGATACAGCACGTCAAGGATGTGGGTAACCTCG
This sequence is a window from Desulfomonile tiedjei. Protein-coding genes within it:
- a CDS encoding L,D-transpeptidase family protein gives rise to the protein MKMRKRIILTLSIVLMVLGLLLYFYGRAIWFPYYLTLKGKRTVDEVVSLHGPKAEQRLRPCFQKCGVAYPPAGITLVALKEEMLLELWARQRDAWTFVKTFDVKEASGRPGPKLREGDRQVPEGFYRIVALNPNSNYHLSMKLNYPNAFDQEQAKLDGRQHLGGDIFIHGKALSIGCLAMGDEAIEELFVLTARIGMDKVSVIIAPRDLRNYPPAAEKDLPPWVKGLWRDMHAKLRDFRP
- a CDS encoding rhomboid family intramembrane serine protease, coding for MIPLRDSNPSATVPIVTIVLIVINSIVWLYEVSLGARADQFIVEYGLIPVRFLNFYRYSGGLTDNAIVPLFSSIFMHAGWLHVIGNMWFLWIFGDNVEDRLGHITYLIFYILCGLGSSLIHVFFNTGSQIPTIGASGAISGVLGAYLVSFPHARIHTLLIIFIIIRFVELPAFIFLIIWFAFQFISGTAQIGARGDVGGVAYWAHMGGFVVGILLLWIMPKKPVYRTTRW
- a CDS encoding Mrp/NBP35 family ATP-binding protein, which codes for MDEKKKSLSREEIQELREDLLLADTLTRIENTFMVLSGKGGVGKSTLAVNLAASLAAADRQVGLLDIDIHGPSVPTLLKLEGVVASGMSEKGLVPVRYNDNLKVMSIEFVMKDHPEEAVIWRGPMKHRMIWQFLAEVDWGDLDFLIVDAPPGTGDEPLSICQMAPPRSQAVIVTTPQLVALKDVKKSIRFCKSLGMPVFGIIENMSGFVCPECGTMHDLFKSGGGERLARETGFRFLGRIPIDPRLVTASDDGKPFVLEYPTSPAAKAFDEIIGPMLALAPARLKKH
- a CDS encoding CoB--CoM heterodisulfide reductase subunit B, translating into MKYALFLGCAIPIKYPGFEAATRLVCDRLGIELVDLPFSCCPPPTSMKLVHYDSWLALAARNLCLAEEAGLDLLTLCSGCVNTLKEANLILKQSEAKKRKVNKILEEHHHHFKGTIEVTHILDVLYQDTVVDKMIKEQVREVPLRVGCHYGCHYFRPPKVMYPEELSAAESYVPVKMDHLLSIIGVEPTEFSRKFLCCGSPLGANADQDAGYAITKQKLAYIHERNIQAISVICPSCFEQFDMGQIVLARKNKEKEKIPTFYLTQLVGLALGLTSKEVGLDVHRVKSKKLLESVGIA